A section of the Candidatus Omnitrophota bacterium genome encodes:
- a CDS encoding U32 family peptidase, producing the protein MRKAHTHNKPELVSPAGSWASLTTAVDSGADAVYFGIKGLNMRKSAENFDLLQMEKVMDLVHSSGRKGYLALNVLIYDRETQKIEKILKEAKRCGVDAVILWDMSVLTIARELGLRTHLSTQASVSNFEALKLYSSLGISRAVLARECTLEDIRGISERAQREVIECGIECFIHGAMCVSVSGRCFMSLGSFAKSANRGECLQPCRREYLITEKGPDGDCSYMLGEDYVLSPRDLCTMGFFEKMMTSGAEAFKIEGRMRSADYVGAVTSAYREAIDAYYEGNLTDVLKSRLWSRLGRAFNRGFSEGFYFGRPEDTGGVSSRDYEKIYIGEVRKFYKKIGVAEVRFTCGPLERGQTILVTGKTTPASFARVEEMEIEHTRVDNVAKGESAGVRLPFEARPRDKVFLWVPKEKGGND; encoded by the coding sequence ATGCGAAAAGCTCACACTCATAATAAACCGGAACTGGTATCGCCGGCGGGCAGCTGGGCTTCTCTTACCACAGCTGTTGATTCCGGGGCGGATGCGGTGTATTTCGGCATTAAAGGCCTTAATATGCGCAAGAGTGCCGAGAATTTCGATCTTCTTCAGATGGAAAAGGTCATGGACCTGGTCCACTCAAGCGGGAGAAAGGGGTATCTCGCCCTCAATGTCCTTATATACGACAGGGAAACGCAGAAGATAGAGAAGATCCTCAAAGAGGCTAAAAGGTGCGGTGTTGACGCAGTAATACTCTGGGATATGTCGGTTCTGACCATCGCGCGGGAGCTCGGTCTGAGAACACATCTTTCCACGCAGGCGAGCGTCTCGAACTTTGAAGCTCTTAAACTCTATTCGTCGCTGGGTATCTCAAGGGCAGTTCTTGCCAGGGAATGCACCCTTGAGGATATCAGGGGCATTTCTGAGCGGGCCCAGCGGGAAGTCATTGAATGCGGGATAGAGTGCTTCATCCACGGTGCCATGTGCGTGAGCGTCTCAGGCAGATGTTTCATGTCCCTTGGCTCGTTCGCCAAATCCGCCAACAGAGGCGAATGCCTGCAGCCCTGCAGGAGGGAGTACCTGATAACCGAGAAGGGACCCGATGGGGACTGCTCGTATATGCTAGGCGAGGATTACGTGCTGAGCCCAAGGGACCTTTGCACTATGGGGTTTTTCGAAAAAATGATGACATCCGGCGCTGAAGCTTTTAAAATAGAAGGCAGGATGCGTTCGGCCGATTACGTCGGGGCGGTGACCTCCGCTTACAGGGAAGCTATAGACGCCTATTACGAAGGGAATCTCACAGACGTTCTTAAAAGCAGGCTGTGGTCCCGCCTGGGCAGAGCCTTCAACCGGGGTTTTTCAGAAGGGTTTTATTTCGGCAGGCCCGAGGATACCGGCGGCGTTTCTTCAAGGGATTACGAGAAAATATATATCGGAGAGGTGAGGAAGTTTTATAAAAAAATAGGCGTCGCTGAAGTAAGGTTCACCTGCGGTCCGTTGGAGAGGGGCCAGACCATATTGGTAACGGGTAAGACCACTCCGGCTTCCTTTGCCAGGGTTGAAGAGATGGAGATAGAGCATACCAGGGTCGATAACGTTGCAAAAGGTGAGTCCGCAGGCGTCAGGCTGCCGTTCGAGGCCCGACCCAGAGACAAGGTTTTTCTTTGGGTGCCTAAGGAAAAGGGAGGAAATGATTGA
- a CDS encoding HAMP domain-containing protein yields MIIPTVFVGGCLYYLTLNIMAEQIALPDVIARDLMPVIERINFILAVGLPVVFIILLTWAVVLSYRFVAPLERLEEDIKRIDEGDYSVRLQINEDHDLHPIAGVINDLVDQLDKNRKEQT; encoded by the coding sequence ATGATAATCCCGACGGTTTTTGTGGGGGGTTGCCTTTATTATCTCACCCTCAATATCATGGCGGAACAGATAGCTCTTCCGGATGTTATCGCCAGGGACCTGATGCCTGTTATCGAGAGGATCAACTTTATTCTCGCGGTAGGGCTTCCGGTGGTCTTCATCATCCTCTTAACCTGGGCTGTGGTTCTCTCTTACAGGTTCGTAGCGCCCCTCGAGCGTCTTGAGGAGGATATTAAAAGGATAGATGAAGGGGATTATTCTGTCAGGCTCCAGATCAACGAGGATCATGATCTTCACCCGATAGCGGGCGTGATAAACGATCTGGTTGATCAGTTGGATAAGAACAGGAAGGAACAGACGTAA
- a CDS encoding MTH1187 family thiamine-binding protein — protein MLAEISVVPVGVGVSLSAYIARVADIIDKSGLDYRINPMGTVVEGSLDEVMQLVKECHGAVLKDAQRVIISAVMDERKDKPSPRLDKKVEAVEAKTGRPLRKGL, from the coding sequence ATGTTGGCTGAGATAAGTGTAGTACCCGTTGGTGTGGGCGTATCCTTAAGCGCTTATATTGCCAGGGTCGCCGATATAATAGATAAAAGCGGCCTGGACTACAGGATAAATCCCATGGGAACAGTTGTGGAAGGCTCTCTTGATGAAGTAATGCAGTTAGTAAAAGAATGTCACGGCGCTGTCTTGAAAGACGCCCAAAGGGTTATAATCAGTGCTGTCATGGACGAGCGTAAGGATAAACCGTCGCCCAGGCTCGATAAGAAAGTGGAGGCGGTGGAGGCGAAAACTGGACGCCCCCTTAGAAAGGGGTTGTAG
- the lpxA gene encoding acyl-ACP--UDP-N-acetylglucosamine O-acyltransferase — MGIHKTAMVDKAAEVDPSVEIGPGVIIEEKVKIGPGVKVGPYACIYKGTEIGEGTVIHAGAVIGNEPQDYNYDGSETFTKIGKNNVIREYVTIHRGTDKGSSTTVGDNNFLMVQSHIGHNCQIGNNVIIANSALLAGHVLVEDNVFISGNVVFHQFCRIGKLAMIGGFTGVNKDVPPYMLVRGPSTIRGLNLIGIRRARIKREALKELKEAYKLLFYSAVPEKEALKKIREDFTSEEALHLASFIEGSKRGICRYRYNREEYFEEPE; from the coding sequence ATGGGTATACACAAAACAGCAATGGTCGATAAGGCAGCGGAGGTCGATCCTTCGGTGGAGATCGGTCCGGGTGTTATCATAGAGGAAAAGGTCAAGATCGGTCCGGGTGTCAAGGTGGGGCCATATGCCTGTATCTATAAGGGTACTGAAATAGGTGAAGGTACTGTTATTCATGCGGGCGCCGTTATAGGCAATGAACCCCAGGATTATAACTATGACGGGTCTGAGACCTTTACAAAGATCGGCAAAAATAATGTCATAAGGGAGTACGTTACCATACACAGAGGGACCGACAAAGGTTCATCGACGACGGTGGGCGATAATAATTTTCTCATGGTGCAGAGCCATATCGGGCATAACTGCCAAATAGGGAATAATGTCATCATCGCCAATTCTGCCTTGCTGGCGGGCCACGTACTGGTCGAGGACAATGTGTTCATATCCGGTAATGTTGTATTCCACCAGTTCTGCCGGATAGGCAAGCTTGCCATGATAGGCGGTTTTACAGGCGTTAATAAGGATGTCCCGCCTTATATGCTCGTAAGGGGCCCTTCCACCATAAGGGGGCTCAACCTCATAGGTATACGGCGTGCCAGGATAAAAAGGGAAGCCCTCAAAGAGCTCAAAGAGGCGTATAAGCTGCTCTTTTATTCGGCGGTCCCCGAAAAGGAGGCCCTCAAGAAGATCAGGGAAGATTTCACTTCGGAGGAAGCGCTTCACCTGGCTTCTTTCATCGAAGGCAGTAAAAGAGGTATCTGTAGATACAGGTATAATAGAGAAGAATATTTCGAGGAACCGGAATAG
- a CDS encoding histidinol phosphate phosphatase domain-containing protein, with product MIDLHTHSLLSDGELVPSELVRRAQVAGYKAIAITDHVDSSNIASVISSAVRVADVLNKYWDIFVIPGVEITHVPLECFGELTDFARSKGAKIVVAHGESPVEPVMPGTNKAAIEAGVDILAHPGKIKEEEALLASEKGIHLEITCRKGHSDGNKHVFDISQRTGARLVLDTDAHSPDDLMNAQMREEVFSFLTDSRRTRTEILSNSEKLVEKIRGVL from the coding sequence ATGATAGATCTTCATACGCACAGTTTACTCAGCGACGGTGAGCTTGTACCCAGCGAACTGGTAAGGCGCGCTCAGGTAGCGGGATATAAAGCCATAGCTATCACCGACCACGTTGATAGTTCCAATATCGCGAGTGTCATATCATCTGCTGTCAGGGTAGCAGATGTGCTCAACAAGTACTGGGATATCTTCGTGATACCGGGTGTTGAGATAACGCATGTACCGCTGGAATGTTTTGGGGAGCTGACGGACTTTGCAAGAAGCAAAGGCGCAAAAATAGTCGTTGCCCACGGGGAATCTCCCGTAGAGCCGGTCATGCCCGGAACGAATAAAGCGGCTATAGAGGCGGGGGTTGATATACTCGCCCACCCGGGGAAGATAAAAGAAGAAGAGGCCTTGCTCGCCTCAGAGAAAGGGATCCACCTTGAGATAACCTGCCGAAAGGGCCATTCCGATGGGAACAAGCATGTCTTTGACATATCCCAGAGGACGGGTGCGCGGCTTGTACTGGATACGGATGCTCATTCTCCTGACGATCTTATGAATGCCCAGATGAGGGAAGAGGTCTTTTCTTTCTTGACGGATTCAAGGCGCACCAGAACCGAGATCCTGTCTAATTCCGAAAAATTGGTCGAGAAAATACGAGGCGTCCTGTGA
- a CDS encoding GIY-YIG nuclease family protein: MWFVYILRCSDGSLYTGITTDLARRLKEHSGGRKGSKFSRSRRPVKIVYSEKVPDRSGALKREIEIKQLSKEKKEELLRGRR, encoded by the coding sequence ATGTGGTTCGTGTATATTCTAAGATGTTCGGATGGTTCCCTGTATACCGGGATAACCACAGATCTGGCCAGAAGGCTCAAGGAGCATTCGGGGGGCAGGAAAGGTTCAAAGTTCTCCAGGAGCCGGAGACCGGTCAAGATCGTCTATAGCGAAAAGGTCCCCGACAGGTCAGGTGCGCTGAAAAGGGAAATAGAGATCAAACAATTAAGTAAAGAGAAAAAGGAAGAGCTCCTCCGCGGGAGAAGATGA
- a CDS encoding DUF3047 domain-containing protein, whose amino-acid sequence MKRRGTKTMIGFLAVAVVIAGVFIAALLFLRGKRGPEGVSGQVIKHFSFSSTEQLDAWDEKLLAHNNTAYNVTEHAGRQCVKAEGVDSASALYYRQRLSWKKHPFVSWDWKAGQFPERKKKESLKKKGEFDFVAQVYVLFYSRFFLSTKAIQYVWTEVIPAGTVSPSPYTNNVRLIVLQSGPSEEWKHEERDIEEDYSRLFGESLKKDVVAVSFMTDSDSTETKAVAYYTNIKIGYLDKGEKKPAPGKELKKEKPWYLKIPVKEFLRKIFKPERKEKPSDT is encoded by the coding sequence GTGAAGCGACGGGGAACAAAGACCATGATAGGTTTCCTGGCGGTCGCTGTCGTTATTGCTGGCGTTTTCATTGCCGCTTTGCTGTTCCTGAGAGGAAAGAGAGGCCCAGAAGGCGTTAGCGGTCAGGTAATAAAGCATTTTTCGTTCTCATCCACCGAGCAGCTTGATGCTTGGGATGAGAAGCTGCTGGCTCATAATAATACCGCTTACAATGTCACCGAGCATGCCGGCAGGCAGTGCGTGAAGGCTGAAGGGGTGGATTCGGCTTCGGCGCTTTATTACAGACAGCGTCTCTCCTGGAAGAAACATCCTTTTGTGAGCTGGGACTGGAAAGCCGGACAGTTCCCGGAACGCAAAAAGAAAGAATCCCTGAAAAAAAAGGGTGAGTTCGATTTCGTCGCGCAGGTATACGTTCTCTTTTATTCCAGGTTTTTTCTCAGCACCAAGGCTATACAGTATGTATGGACCGAGGTGATCCCGGCAGGGACGGTTTCACCAAGTCCTTATACCAATAACGTTAGGTTGATAGTTCTGCAGTCAGGGCCTTCGGAGGAATGGAAGCATGAGGAGCGTGACATCGAGGAGGATTACAGCAGGCTTTTCGGAGAGAGCCTTAAAAAAGACGTGGTCGCTGTCTCTTTTATGACCGATTCGGACAGCACCGAGACCAAAGCTGTCGCTTATTATACGAATATCAAGATAGGGTATCTGGATAAGGGCGAAAAAAAGCCTGCCCCCGGAAAAGAGCTCAAGAAAGAAAAACCCTGGTATCTTAAAATACCCGTAAAAGAATTCTTAAGGAAAATATTCAAACCCGAACGAAAGGAGAAGCCATCAGATACTTAA
- the gpmA gene encoding 2,3-diphosphoglycerate-dependent phosphoglycerate mutase: MKKLVLLRHGESLWNKENLFTGWTDVDLSAKGREEAAKAGEVLKAEGFTFDAAFTSVLKRAIRTLWIVLDKMDLMWLPVHRSWRLNERHYGALQGLDKRQTAENFGQEQVHIWRRSYDVRPPALEKNDERYPGNDPKYSDLEQEDIPRTECLRDTIERMMPYWQDTICSQILSGRHVLVVAHGNSLRGIVKHLDKISDEDISDLNIPTGIPLVYELADDLNPRKKYYLGDPDKIKEATRKVARQGET; this comes from the coding sequence ATGAAGAAGCTGGTACTTTTAAGGCATGGTGAGAGCCTCTGGAACAAGGAGAACCTTTTCACGGGATGGACGGACGTAGACCTTTCAGCAAAAGGAAGGGAAGAAGCCGCAAAAGCGGGCGAGGTCCTGAAGGCGGAGGGCTTCACTTTCGATGCGGCCTTTACCTCGGTGCTCAAGAGGGCGATAAGAACCCTTTGGATAGTGCTTGATAAGATGGACCTGATGTGGTTGCCGGTACACCGCAGCTGGCGCCTTAACGAGAGACATTACGGCGCTCTTCAAGGGTTGGATAAAAGGCAGACCGCCGAGAATTTCGGGCAGGAGCAGGTTCACATCTGGAGAAGAAGTTACGATGTCCGTCCGCCGGCTCTGGAAAAGAACGATGAAAGATACCCCGGCAATGACCCGAAGTACAGCGATCTGGAGCAAGAGGATATACCCCGCACTGAATGCCTCAGGGATACTATCGAAAGGATGATGCCTTACTGGCAAGATACGATATGCAGCCAGATCCTCTCAGGCAGGCATGTGTTGGTGGTCGCTCATGGTAACAGCCTGAGGGGTATAGTCAAGCATCTGGACAAGATATCCGATGAAGATATATCGGACCTGAACATTCCAACGGGGATACCTCTGGTATACGAGCTTGCCGATGATCTGAACCCGCGCAAAAAATATTACCTTGGAGATCCTGACAAGATCAAAGAAGCCACCCGTAAAGTCGCCAGGCAGGGTGAAACTTGA